From a single Streptomyces sp. NBC_01264 genomic region:
- a CDS encoding styrene monooxygenase/indole monooxygenase family protein — protein sequence MRKILVVGAGQSGLQLALGLQAKGYEVTLMSNRTADEIRTGRVMSTQCMFDTALQHERDLQLNFWEQQAPKIEGLGVSVSAPDGSRAIDWLGNLKGFAQSVDQRVKMAGWLDTFAQRGGQLVIHGASVSDLDFFSRTYDLVLVAAGKGELVSLFGRDAARSPYDAPQRALAVSYVHGVAPRPEHPETEAVRCNLVPGAGELFVMPTLTTSGRADILFWEGIPGGPLDVFGGVKDPQAHLALTLELMEKFTPWEYARATKVELTDAGATLAGRYAPVVRNPIGRLPGGGLVLGVADVVVANDPITGQGSNSAAKCAASYLSSILMHGDKPFDEAWMKATFDKYWFTSGKPATQWTNAMLGVPPEHVLNLIGAAGQLQPVADRFANGFDNPADFDAYFYDPEDAADYLADVSGASGA from the coding sequence ATGCGCAAGATACTCGTCGTCGGCGCCGGCCAGTCCGGTCTCCAGCTCGCCCTCGGACTCCAAGCGAAGGGGTACGAGGTCACCCTCATGTCCAACCGGACGGCGGACGAGATCCGCACCGGTCGGGTCATGTCCACCCAGTGCATGTTCGACACGGCGCTCCAGCACGAGCGGGACCTCCAGCTGAACTTCTGGGAGCAGCAGGCGCCGAAGATCGAGGGCCTGGGCGTCTCGGTCTCCGCCCCCGACGGCAGCCGCGCCATCGACTGGCTCGGTAACCTGAAGGGCTTCGCCCAGTCCGTCGACCAGCGCGTGAAGATGGCCGGCTGGCTCGACACCTTCGCGCAGCGCGGCGGGCAGCTCGTCATCCACGGCGCGTCCGTCTCCGACCTGGACTTCTTCTCCCGTACGTACGACCTGGTGCTGGTCGCGGCCGGCAAGGGCGAGCTGGTCTCGCTGTTCGGCCGGGACGCGGCCCGCTCCCCGTACGACGCCCCGCAGCGCGCGCTCGCCGTGTCGTACGTGCACGGGGTGGCGCCGCGCCCCGAGCACCCGGAGACGGAGGCCGTGCGCTGCAACCTTGTCCCGGGCGCCGGCGAGCTGTTCGTAATGCCGACGCTGACCACCTCCGGGCGGGCCGACATCCTCTTCTGGGAGGGGATCCCGGGCGGACCGCTGGACGTCTTCGGCGGGGTGAAGGACCCGCAGGCCCACCTCGCGCTGACGCTGGAACTGATGGAGAAGTTCACTCCCTGGGAGTACGCGCGGGCGACGAAGGTGGAGCTGACGGACGCGGGCGCCACGCTCGCCGGGCGGTACGCCCCCGTCGTCCGCAATCCGATCGGCCGGCTGCCGGGCGGCGGGCTGGTGCTGGGCGTGGCGGACGTGGTCGTCGCCAACGACCCGATCACCGGGCAGGGGTCGAACTCCGCCGCCAAGTGCGCGGCCTCGTACCTCTCGTCGATCCTCATGCACGGGGACAAGCCGTTCGACGAGGCGTGGATGAAGGCGACCTTCGACAAGTACTGGTTCACCAGCGGCAAGCCCGCCACCCAGTGGACGAACGCCATGCTCGGCGTCCCGCCGGAGCACGTGCTGAACCTGATCGGCGCGGCCGGGCAGCTCCAGCCGGTGGCGGATCGATTCGCCAACGGCTTCGACAACCCGGCCGACTTCGACGCGTACTTCTACGACCCCGAGGACGCGGCGGACTACCTCGCCGACGTCTCGGGTGCCTCGGGCGCTTAG
- a CDS encoding C40 family peptidase: MSRRRRRRLLRAACLAAALVTAGPLPVTHAEPAAPVAPETPAVPDTPTAPDAPDAPTEPAAPVGVLLTRLQGLYQRAEQATEAYNAAETALTSRQREESRLSTELGKARTAVTEAQTTTGRLAREQYKGARGFSPYARMLFAGDPQGALEQRRVAEREGARRAAALERLTQGEKRADTLATAARKALDSEQKLAAETKKRKEEAAAQLKEVERMLASLSTAQLTELGTREAEETATAQRELIGSGKLGSAGPQLRNPTAAGGTALTYAAAQIGKPYVWGAEGPASFDCSGLTSQAWAHAGLEIPRTSQEQWARLPRVPLDELRPGDLVVYFPTATHVALYVGDGKVIQAPRPGAKVKVSPIAANPLLGAVRPDPDGSPLRTFTPPPLPEAATAGDDTGYSQAEAPEAP, translated from the coding sequence ATGTCACGACGACGCAGACGTCGGCTGCTTCGCGCCGCGTGCCTCGCCGCAGCCCTCGTCACGGCCGGCCCGCTCCCCGTCACCCACGCCGAGCCCGCCGCCCCCGTGGCACCGGAGACGCCCGCGGTACCGGACACACCCACGGCTCCGGATGCCCCGGACGCCCCCACCGAGCCCGCAGCGCCCGTTGGAGTGCTCCTCACCCGTCTCCAAGGCCTCTACCAGCGCGCCGAGCAGGCCACCGAGGCCTACAACGCCGCCGAGACCGCCCTCACCTCCCGGCAGCGCGAGGAGAGCCGGCTCAGCACCGAGCTCGGCAAGGCCCGTACCGCCGTCACCGAGGCCCAGACCACCACGGGCCGGCTGGCGCGCGAGCAGTACAAGGGGGCCCGCGGATTCTCCCCGTACGCCCGGATGCTCTTCGCCGGGGACCCCCAAGGGGCCCTGGAACAGCGCCGGGTAGCGGAGCGCGAGGGGGCCCGGCGGGCTGCCGCGCTGGAGCGGCTGACCCAGGGCGAGAAGCGGGCCGACACCCTCGCCACCGCCGCCCGCAAGGCGCTGGACTCCGAGCAGAAGCTGGCCGCCGAGACCAAGAAGCGCAAGGAGGAGGCCGCCGCGCAGCTCAAGGAGGTCGAGCGGATGCTGGCCTCGCTCAGTACCGCCCAGCTCACCGAGCTCGGCACCCGCGAGGCCGAGGAGACGGCCACCGCGCAGCGGGAGCTGATCGGTTCGGGGAAGCTGGGCAGCGCCGGTCCGCAGCTGCGCAACCCCACCGCGGCCGGCGGCACGGCCCTCACGTACGCGGCCGCCCAGATCGGGAAGCCGTACGTCTGGGGCGCCGAGGGGCCGGCCTCCTTCGACTGTTCCGGGCTGACCTCGCAGGCCTGGGCGCACGCGGGCCTCGAGATCCCCCGGACCAGTCAGGAGCAGTGGGCCCGGCTGCCCAGGGTGCCGCTCGACGAACTGCGCCCCGGCGACCTGGTGGTGTACTTCCCGACCGCCACCCACGTGGCCCTGTACGTCGGCGACGGCAAGGTCATCCAGGCGCCCCGGCCGGGCGCGAAGGTGAAGGTCTCGCCGATCGCGGCGAATCCGCTGCTCGGCGCGGTACGGCCGGACCCCGACGGGTCGCCGCTGCGCACCTTCACCCCGCCGCCGCTGCCCGAGGCCGCGACGGCGGGGGACGACACGGGTTACTCGCAGGCCGAGGCTCCCGAGGCGCCCTAG
- a CDS encoding RNA polymerase sigma factor, translated as MSGAYEDGAAAGGARAGGTRAASRGKGSGWAGAGPPDRRQQELRQPDVRPPDERPPDLRTPEGFGAFYEEHIDAVLGFVTRRVTDPHLAADLTADIFLAALKDVAGYRPDRGVPIAWLYGIARNVLANHARAGARERGAMQRLSGRRLLDDQDVAALEERIDAQRAFRDLAARHAALSEPLRATLDLVVIDGLTPAEAAQALGVTQATVRVRLHRARRALRTPADPAASASAQHLEVAR; from the coding sequence ATGAGCGGCGCATACGAGGACGGCGCGGCGGCGGGCGGCGCACGGGCGGGCGGCACGCGGGCGGCGAGCAGGGGGAAGGGCTCCGGGTGGGCGGGTGCCGGGCCACCGGATCGCCGGCAACAGGAGCTCCGGCAACCAGATGTGCGGCCACCGGATGAGCGGCCACCGGATCTCCGGACTCCGGAAGGGTTCGGCGCGTTCTACGAGGAGCACATCGACGCCGTGCTCGGGTTCGTCACCCGGCGGGTCACCGACCCGCACCTGGCGGCGGACCTCACGGCCGACATCTTCCTGGCCGCGTTGAAGGACGTGGCCGGCTATCGGCCCGACAGGGGAGTGCCGATCGCGTGGCTCTACGGCATCGCGCGCAACGTCCTCGCGAACCACGCCCGTGCGGGAGCCCGCGAGCGCGGTGCGATGCAACGGCTCAGCGGGCGAAGGCTGCTCGACGACCAGGACGTGGCGGCCCTGGAGGAACGGATAGACGCACAGCGGGCCTTCCGCGACCTGGCCGCGCGGCATGCCGCCCTGTCGGAGCCGCTGCGGGCCACGCTCGACCTGGTCGTGATCGACGGCCTCACCCCGGCCGAGGCAGCCCAGGCCCTCGGCGTCACCCAGGCCACCGTCAGGGTCCGCCTGCACCGCGCCCGGCGTGCCCTGCGCACCCCGGCCGATCCCGCGGCTTCCGCTTCGGCGCAGCACTTGGAGGTAGCACGATGA
- a CDS encoding SHOCT domain-containing protein: MFIRPIGSVVNPSQRPSGHPLLRGILARGAYVWDTAQHPAAAAAPPPPDGTAPDATAPAPAPGATPNPPPAPAPSPPAAPSARREPAAARPAPHTGQGAPGPASPGADLTDRLTRLAGLAREGLLTPEEFTAAKARLLAD; encoded by the coding sequence ATGTTCATCCGCCCCATCGGTTCCGTGGTGAACCCCTCCCAGCGCCCCTCCGGCCACCCCCTGCTGCGCGGCATCCTGGCGCGCGGTGCCTACGTCTGGGACACGGCCCAGCACCCGGCGGCGGCCGCGGCCCCACCACCCCCGGACGGCACGGCCCCGGACGCGACCGCCCCCGCCCCGGCACCCGGCGCGACCCCGAACCCGCCTCCCGCCCCGGCCCCCTCGCCCCCGGCGGCCCCCTCCGCCCGCCGGGAGCCCGCAGCCGCCCGCCCGGCTCCCCACACCGGCCAGGGCGCTCCGGGGCCGGCCTCCCCCGGGGCCGATCTGACGGACCGCCTGACCCGACTGGCCGGCCTGGCCCGCGAAGGCCTGCTCACCCCGGAGGAGTTCACAGCGGCCAAGGCCCGCCTCCTGGCCGACTGA
- a CDS encoding DUF6325 family protein, translated as MGPAEFIVLAFPEEQLRVAAVEAVMGLRKAGVVRLIDGLVATKTAGGEVLSAEFDEFVELRGLLAHREAAPLIGPEDVRESAELMDRGSCALLLVVEHVWAEDAAIAVRAAGGRIAGAVRLPADRLGVA; from the coding sequence ATGGGACCTGCGGAGTTCATCGTCCTGGCCTTTCCGGAAGAACAGCTGCGGGTCGCGGCGGTCGAGGCGGTGATGGGGCTGCGCAAGGCCGGGGTCGTGCGGCTGATCGACGGACTGGTGGCCACCAAGACCGCGGGCGGCGAGGTGCTGTCGGCGGAGTTCGACGAGTTCGTCGAACTCCGGGGCCTGCTCGCCCACCGGGAGGCGGCCCCGCTGATCGGCCCGGAGGACGTCAGGGAATCGGCTGAACTGATGGACCGCGGCAGCTGCGCCCTCCTCCTGGTCGTCGAGCACGTCTGGGCCGAGGATGCCGCCATCGCCGTCCGCGCGGCCGGCGGCCGGATCGCCGGAGCGGTCCGCCTCCCGGCCGACCGGCTGGGGGTGGCCTGA
- a CDS encoding FtsW/RodA/SpoVE family cell cycle protein — MTALTAKVTEPAPPPPPDARAPKRRGVELSLLFGAVLIAVLGHLYVGLATTGHIPAPAAHYAAGLAVAALVAHLAVRLYAPYADPLLLPIAVLLNGLGLVLIQRLDATTPGNATAGEQLRWSALGVVLFVLAVALLRDHRVLQKYAYLSVALALALMLVPVFFPAVNGAHIWIRFAGLSFQPGEFAKILLAVFFASYLAANRTALALTGRTLFWKLRLLPGRVLGPILAIWLLSVGVLVLERDLGTSLLFFGLFVIMLFTATGRIGWIAIGLLLAAVGAYAVGTFEPHVNSRVDDWLNPFASIERGDGPGQLAQSLFSFGAGGLLGAGLGHGQSFLIGFAAKSDFILATAGEELGLVGLTAILLLYGLLVARGFRAGLALRDPFGRLLATGLASIVALQVFVIAGGVTGLIPLTGMAMPFLAQGGSSVVTNWIIVALLVRLSDSARRPGPAEEADA, encoded by the coding sequence ATGACCGCTCTGACGGCGAAGGTGACGGAACCCGCCCCGCCACCGCCACCCGACGCCCGTGCACCCAAGCGTCGCGGAGTCGAGCTGTCGCTGCTCTTCGGCGCCGTGCTCATCGCCGTCCTCGGCCACCTCTACGTGGGGCTCGCCACCACCGGGCACATCCCCGCACCCGCCGCCCACTACGCCGCCGGCCTCGCCGTGGCCGCGCTCGTCGCCCACCTCGCCGTCCGCCTGTACGCCCCGTACGCCGATCCGCTGCTGCTCCCGATCGCCGTCCTGCTCAACGGGCTCGGCCTCGTCCTCATCCAGCGCCTCGACGCCACCACCCCCGGCAACGCCACGGCCGGTGAGCAACTGCGCTGGTCCGCCCTCGGGGTGGTGCTCTTCGTGCTCGCCGTCGCGCTGCTGCGCGACCACCGGGTGCTGCAGAAGTACGCGTACCTGTCCGTCGCCCTCGCGCTGGCACTGATGCTGGTGCCGGTCTTCTTCCCGGCCGTGAACGGCGCGCACATCTGGATCCGGTTCGCCGGGCTCTCCTTCCAGCCGGGGGAGTTCGCCAAGATCCTGCTCGCCGTCTTCTTCGCCTCCTACCTCGCGGCGAACCGCACCGCCCTGGCCCTCACCGGGCGCACCCTCTTCTGGAAGCTGAGGCTGCTGCCCGGCCGGGTGCTCGGCCCGATCCTGGCCATCTGGCTGCTCTCGGTCGGCGTGCTCGTCCTGGAGCGCGACCTCGGGACCTCGCTGCTCTTCTTCGGCCTCTTCGTGATCATGCTGTTCACGGCCACCGGCCGGATCGGCTGGATCGCCATCGGGCTGCTGCTCGCGGCCGTGGGCGCGTACGCCGTCGGAACGTTCGAGCCGCACGTGAACAGCCGCGTGGACGACTGGCTGAATCCTTTCGCCTCCATCGAGCGCGGCGACGGCCCCGGCCAGCTCGCCCAGTCCCTCTTCTCCTTCGGAGCCGGCGGGCTGCTCGGCGCCGGGCTCGGCCACGGCCAGTCCTTTCTCATCGGGTTCGCCGCCAAATCCGACTTCATCCTCGCCACCGCCGGAGAGGAGCTCGGCCTCGTCGGCCTCACCGCGATCCTGCTCCTCTACGGGCTCCTCGTCGCCCGCGGCTTCCGCGCCGGGCTGGCGCTGCGCGACCCCTTCGGGCGGCTCCTCGCCACCGGACTCGCCTCGATCGTCGCGCTCCAGGTGTTCGTGATCGCCGGCGGAGTCACCGGTCTGATCCCGCTGACCGGCATGGCCATGCCCTTCCTCGCCCAGGGCGGCTCCTCCGTGGTCACCAACTGGATCATCGTCGCCCTGCTCGTCCGGCTCAGCGACAGCGCCCGCAGGCCCGGACCGGCCGAGGAGGCCGACGCGTGA
- a CDS encoding penicillin-binding transpeptidase domain-containing protein, with protein sequence MIRYIRWCAYFCALLLVALMVNVGRVQVWEAAGYGANPANKRPAIARYAEPRGDITVDGRPVTGSRDSRQLLRYERTYKNGPLYAPVTGFASQTYGTSFLERAEDPVLSGTDPGLSAFPLWYELSRGRPGGGDAATTIRASMQLAAYAGLAGKRGAVAAVEPATGKILALVSSPSYDPAVLSGTGPKVKEAWEKLNADPAKPMLNRALRETYPPGSTFKIVTAAAALDAGVVTDVDAPTETPDPYPLPGTSTLLPNAGTGCADASMADAVQWSCNTVMAKIGVQVGLRGMTEAARRFGFNDAGLRVPAWVSRSNFDTDMSPDQLALSSIGQFNTKATPLQMAMVAAAVANGGELKAPYLVDRTTQDDGDPVRRADQRSLGRAMTPVTAMRMQELMVKVVENGTGRNAAIPGAVVGGKTGTAQHGVGNAGTPYAWFISWAGPRGGRPPAVAVAVVVEDASAVRGDISGNGAAAPIARAVMEAALSAR encoded by the coding sequence GTGATCCGCTACATCCGCTGGTGCGCGTACTTCTGCGCCCTGCTGCTCGTCGCCCTGATGGTCAACGTCGGTCGCGTTCAGGTCTGGGAGGCCGCGGGCTACGGCGCGAACCCGGCCAACAAACGCCCCGCCATCGCGCGGTACGCGGAACCGCGCGGGGACATCACCGTCGACGGCCGTCCCGTCACCGGCTCCCGGGACAGCCGCCAACTCCTGCGCTACGAGCGCACGTACAAGAACGGCCCGCTCTACGCGCCCGTGACCGGCTTCGCCTCCCAGACCTACGGGACCAGCTTCCTGGAACGCGCCGAGGACCCGGTCCTCTCCGGCACCGACCCCGGGCTCTCGGCCTTCCCGCTCTGGTACGAGCTCTCGCGCGGCCGCCCCGGCGGCGGCGACGCCGCCACCACCATCCGGGCGAGCATGCAGCTGGCCGCGTACGCGGGGCTCGCGGGCAAGCGGGGCGCGGTCGCCGCCGTGGAGCCGGCCACCGGCAAGATCCTCGCGCTGGTCAGCAGCCCCTCCTACGACCCGGCGGTGCTCTCCGGCACCGGGCCGAAGGTCAAGGAGGCCTGGGAGAAGCTCAACGCGGACCCCGCCAAGCCGATGCTCAACCGCGCGCTGCGCGAGACGTACCCGCCCGGCTCCACCTTCAAGATCGTGACGGCCGCCGCCGCCCTCGACGCGGGCGTGGTCACCGACGTGGACGCGCCGACCGAGACCCCGGACCCGTACCCGCTGCCGGGCACCAGCACGCTGCTGCCGAACGCGGGCACGGGCTGCGCCGACGCCTCGATGGCGGACGCGGTGCAGTGGTCGTGCAACACGGTGATGGCGAAGATCGGCGTACAGGTCGGGCTGCGCGGGATGACCGAGGCGGCCCGGCGGTTCGGGTTCAACGACGCCGGGCTGCGGGTGCCGGCCTGGGTGTCGCGGTCGAACTTCGACACCGACATGAGCCCCGACCAGCTGGCCCTGTCCTCGATCGGGCAGTTCAACACCAAGGCCACCCCGCTGCAGATGGCGATGGTGGCGGCGGCGGTCGCCAACGGCGGGGAGCTCAAGGCCCCCTACCTGGTGGACCGTACGACCCAGGACGACGGCGACCCGGTCCGCCGGGCCGACCAGCGCAGTCTCGGCCGGGCCATGACCCCGGTGACCGCGATGCGGATGCAGGAGCTGATGGTGAAGGTGGTCGAGAACGGCACCGGCCGCAACGCGGCGATCCCCGGCGCCGTGGTCGGCGGCAAGACCGGCACCGCCCAGCACGGCGTCGGCAACGCGGGTACCCCGTACGCCTGGTTCATCTCCTGGGCGGGGCCCCGGGGCGGCCGACCGCCGGCCGTCGCGGTCGCGGTGGTCGTCGAGGACGCGTCGGCCGTCCGCGGGGACATCAGCGGCAACGGCGCGGCCGCGCCGATCGCCCGGGCGGTGATGGAGGCGGCGCTGTCGGCCCGGTGA
- a CDS encoding ferritin-like domain-containing protein has protein sequence MSTHELYTKDPGETVWPVPATGNARFSWEYDGGRERLLALYQKGKDKQWDGAKRIDWDIEVDPYDPLGTPDEALPLYGTRHWAKLTERDRGELRRHYAAWNFSQFLHGEQGAMVCAARIVESVPDLDAKFYSATQTMDEARHAEIFGRFLHEKIGMLYPINDSLQGLLGDTLRDSRWDMPYLGMQVLIEGLALAAFGMIRDTTNKPLPKQILAYVMQDEARHVAFGRMALRDYYKQLSDAELREREEFVIEGCYLMRDRLRGVEVLENFGISRAEAEEFSERSEFLALFRKLLFSRIVPCVKDIGLWGERLQKAYLDMGVFEMGNSNLDLLMSQDEEIAEALDRERFAAEEEQRVAEVAEAITEGAGT, from the coding sequence GTGTCGACGCACGAGCTCTACACCAAAGATCCGGGAGAGACCGTCTGGCCTGTCCCGGCCACCGGCAACGCCCGCTTCAGCTGGGAGTACGACGGCGGCCGCGAACGGCTGCTGGCCCTGTACCAGAAGGGCAAGGACAAACAGTGGGACGGCGCCAAGCGCATCGACTGGGACATCGAGGTGGACCCGTACGATCCCCTGGGCACCCCGGACGAGGCGCTTCCGCTGTACGGCACCCGGCACTGGGCCAAGCTCACCGAGCGGGACCGGGGAGAGCTGCGCCGGCACTACGCCGCCTGGAACTTCAGCCAGTTCCTGCACGGCGAGCAGGGCGCGATGGTGTGCGCGGCGCGCATCGTCGAGTCGGTGCCGGACCTGGACGCGAAGTTCTACTCCGCCACCCAGACCATGGACGAGGCCCGGCACGCGGAGATCTTCGGGCGGTTCCTGCACGAGAAGATCGGGATGCTCTACCCGATCAACGACAGCCTGCAGGGGCTGCTCGGCGACACCCTGCGCGATTCCCGCTGGGACATGCCGTACCTGGGCATGCAGGTGCTCATCGAGGGGCTGGCGCTGGCCGCCTTCGGGATGATCCGCGACACCACGAACAAGCCGCTGCCCAAGCAGATCCTGGCCTACGTGATGCAGGACGAGGCACGGCACGTGGCGTTCGGGCGGATGGCCCTGCGCGACTACTACAAGCAGTTGTCGGACGCCGAGCTGCGCGAGCGCGAGGAGTTCGTGATCGAGGGCTGCTACCTGATGCGGGACCGGCTGCGCGGGGTGGAGGTGCTGGAGAACTTCGGCATCTCGCGCGCCGAGGCGGAGGAGTTCAGCGAGCGGTCGGAGTTCCTGGCGCTCTTCCGCAAGCTGCTGTTCAGCCGGATCGTGCCGTGCGTGAAGGACATCGGGCTGTGGGGCGAGCGGCTGCAGAAGGCGTACCTGGACATGGGTGTCTTCGAGATGGGGAACTCCAACCTGGACCTGCTGATGAGCCAGGACGAGGAGATCGCCGAGGCCCTCGACCGGGAGCGGTTCGCGGCCGAGGAGGAGCAGCGGGTGGCGGAGGTGGCGGAGGCCATCACGGAGGGCGCGGGCACCTAG
- a CDS encoding AurF N-oxygenase family protein produces the protein MTTVTERAELCDALGLLKDREQIAERLLESSAKHSFDPDKELDWDAPPIDGKYYWPPELLSLFDTPLWKKMGEEQRIELSRHEAAALGSLGIWFEIILMQLLVRHVYDKSLTSNHVRYALTEIADECRHSMMFARMIKTGGAPEYPVSRANHNLARVLKTISTTPGSFACTLLGEEVLDWMQRLTFPDERVQPLVRGVTRIHVIEEARHVRYAREELRRQMLTAPRWEQELTRVSCGQAARVFSQAFVNPQVYDNIGLDRREALAQVKASGHRREVMQTGAKRLTDFLDDIGVMRGAGRKLWKSSGLLA, from the coding sequence ATGACCACCGTGACCGAACGAGCCGAGCTCTGCGACGCCCTCGGCCTGCTCAAGGACCGCGAGCAGATCGCCGAGCGACTGCTCGAATCCTCGGCGAAGCACTCCTTCGACCCCGACAAGGAACTCGACTGGGACGCCCCGCCCATCGACGGCAAGTACTACTGGCCGCCCGAGCTGCTCTCCCTCTTCGACACCCCGCTCTGGAAGAAGATGGGCGAGGAGCAGCGGATCGAACTCTCCCGCCACGAGGCGGCGGCCCTCGGCTCGCTCGGCATCTGGTTCGAGATCATCCTCATGCAGCTCCTGGTCCGGCACGTCTACGACAAGTCCCTGACCAGCAATCACGTCCGGTACGCGCTCACCGAGATAGCCGACGAGTGCCGCCACTCGATGATGTTCGCCCGCATGATCAAGACGGGCGGCGCCCCCGAGTACCCGGTCTCCCGCGCCAACCACAACCTCGCCCGCGTCCTGAAGACGATCTCCACCACCCCCGGCTCCTTCGCCTGCACCCTCCTCGGCGAGGAGGTCCTCGACTGGATGCAGCGCCTGACCTTCCCGGACGAGCGCGTCCAGCCCCTCGTGCGCGGAGTCACCCGCATCCACGTCATCGAAGAGGCGCGCCACGTCCGCTACGCCCGCGAGGAACTGCGCCGCCAGATGCTCACCGCCCCGCGCTGGGAGCAGGAGTTGACCCGGGTGAGCTGCGGCCAGGCCGCCCGCGTCTTCTCGCAGGCCTTCGTGAACCCCCAGGTCTACGACAACATCGGCCTCGACCGGCGCGAGGCGCTCGCCCAGGTCAAGGCGAGCGGCCACCGCCGGGAGGTCATGCAGACCGGAGCCAAGCGGCTCACCGACTTCCTGGACGACATCGGTGTGATGCGGGGGGCCGGCCGCAAGCTCTGGAAGAGCTCGGGCCTCCTCGCCTGA
- a CDS encoding TetR/AcrR family transcriptional regulator has translation MTAVRAYRRLSVEERRAQLLDAALTLFAHRAPEEVSLDDVAEAAGVSRPLVYRYFPGGKQQLYEAALGSAADVLRLCFAEPQAGPLTQRLSRALDRYLAFVDEHDAGFSALLQGGSVVETSRTTATVDGIRRAAAEAILFHLGVPAPGPRLRMMVRTWITAVEAASLIWIDEGKQPGTDSLRDWLVDQFIALLTATAATDPETAAAARAALALESADGPVGVLARRVIPVVSEAAHLL, from the coding sequence ATGACAGCCGTACGGGCGTACCGCAGGTTGAGCGTCGAGGAGCGCCGGGCCCAGCTCCTCGACGCGGCCCTGACGTTGTTCGCACACCGGGCGCCGGAGGAGGTCTCGCTCGACGACGTGGCCGAGGCCGCCGGAGTCTCGCGCCCCCTGGTCTACCGCTACTTCCCCGGCGGGAAGCAGCAGCTCTACGAGGCCGCCCTCGGCTCGGCCGCCGACGTCCTGCGGCTCTGCTTCGCCGAACCCCAGGCCGGACCCCTGACCCAGCGGCTCTCCCGGGCCCTGGACCGGTACCTCGCCTTCGTCGACGAACACGACGCCGGTTTCTCCGCCCTCCTCCAGGGCGGCAGCGTGGTCGAGACCTCCCGCACCACCGCCACCGTCGACGGCATCCGCCGGGCCGCCGCCGAGGCGATCCTCTTCCACCTCGGCGTGCCGGCCCCCGGCCCGCGCCTGCGCATGATGGTGCGCACGTGGATCACGGCGGTCGAGGCCGCCTCGCTGATCTGGATCGACGAGGGCAAACAGCCGGGGACCGACTCGCTCCGGGACTGGCTGGTGGACCAGTTCATCGCCCTCCTCACGGCCACGGCCGCCACCGACCCCGAGACGGCCGCGGCGGCCCGCGCCGCCCTCGCGCTCGAATCGGCGGACGGTCCGGTGGGGGTACTGGCCCGCCGGGTGATCCCCGTGGTCTCCGAGGCGGCCCACCTGCTGTGA